In Felis catus isolate Fca126 chromosome A3, F.catus_Fca126_mat1.0, whole genome shotgun sequence, a single genomic region encodes these proteins:
- the MORN2 gene encoding MORN repeat-containing protein 2, translating to MVQTHRPQLARVDPAGRDAPQTLATPGEGGGRRIRTRTTREGAPRIEGSHQGFATHRDLTWSGSAAARLQLHSLLPPDWLSFGPSPIRFRAVELAAQEESPSQENLSNTPLSTAEVYKINFVFPNGDKYDGDCTRTSSGIFERNGIGIHTTPNGIVYTGSWKDDKMNGFGRLEHFSGAVYEGHFKDNMFHGLGTYTFPTGAKYTGNFNENRVEGEGQYTDVQGLEWCGNFHFTAAPGLRLKLHM from the exons ATGGTCCAGACTCACCGGCCCCAGCTAGCCAGGGTGGATCCCGCCGGGCGGGATGCTCCTCAGACCCTGGCCACCCCCGGAGAGGGAGGCGGTAGAAGGATCCGCACACGGACAACCAGG GAAGGAGCGCCCAGGATTGAGGGGTCCCACCAGGGCTTCGCCACCCACCGCGATCTCACCTGGAGCGGCTCAGCCgcggcccggctgcagctgcacAGCCTGCTGCCTCCCGATTGGCTCAGCTTCGGCCCCTCGCCTATTCGCTTCCGG GCGGTAGAGCTGGCTGCCCAGGAGGAATCGCCGAGTCAAGAAAATCTTAGCAACACACCTCTGTCAA cTGCAGAAGTGTATAAGATAAACTTTGTATTTCCAAATGGAGACAAGTATG ATGGTGACTGTACAAGAACATCTTCTGGAATCTTTGAGAGAAATGGAATAGGTATTCATACCACTCCTAATGGGATTGTCTACACAGGAAGCTGGAAAGATGACAAG ATGAATGGTTTTGGAAGACTTGAGCACTTTTCAGGGGCAGTATATGAAGGACACTTTAAGGACAATATGTTTCATGGATTGGGGACTTACACATTCCCAACTGGGGCAAAGTATACTGGAAACTTCAATGAAAATAG GGTAGAAGGTGAAGGACAATACACTGATGTCCAAGGACTGGAATGGTGCGGTAACTTCCATTTCACTGCTGCTCCGGGCCTGAGACTAAAGCTCCACATGTAG